The window tcactttctctttttttttttattcaatacgAGGTCACTAGATAGAGAGAGTAGATTGGAAAAATAGGTTGACTATTAAGAAAAATGTCCCATCATATCTTTTATTCAAGGTTGAATTATATTAAATGCTCAGAAAGTTATATTATATCCACAATTTTTTAGTGAGTATCAGTATTCGTCCATGGATCTGACCTGGACCttgcatgtttatttaattatttcaacaaataaattctTATGTAATTATGACAAgtgatgtaataaaaataattgatattttaaaatagttctATATGCCAAACATACGAGGAAATGGAATAGCCTgcatatatttcctttttttatactCCCAAAAAAGCCCAAAATCTCAAAAGGGCAAAAACAAACTGAGCCCAAAAGCCCAATCCAAGATGCAGGATTGCAGAATGTTGCTACACGCACCTAGCACAATTACTGATACACCCAATAATTGTGTGCAATTCCCATTTTGCCCTTCCGTAAAACTGATACAGATTAATCAATTTGTAGGAGGTCTAATCCGTGTGATTTCGCGTTATTAACAAGATGTTATAACCAACTgggtcaattatgttataaaataattattgtatatttaatgtgcatgtaaatttagatactttttgtgacaattaattttgatctaataattaatttattcatatatataaactgtaaataaaaatcatattttttgaccttattacaattgattttgatctaataatacatttttatatatatataaattttaaataaaaagcataagtttcataaaaattcatatatgtaaacatattaattattatatcaaaattaattattataaaattaattatttaaatttatatacacattaaatatatattaaaaattttaatattatatatataatgatattaattattttataacataattcacCTTtcaattcaattggtcataaatttaattcttgCTTAAACCAATCtatcaattttatgaaaagaaaaatggggATCACACACAATTGTGAACAATTGTGCTGAGTGCGCCTAACACCAGGATTGCAGGAGAGAGAAGAACAACAATAGCGCGCAAATAGTTGTGCATCGCTTCAGAGCATATGAAATACTGCAAATTTTCCCTCGTTTGTGACGCTAAGGAAAAATCGACCGAGAGgagatgatttttttgtttttattttattgggtAAGTGTTAGCCtcagtattattattattatgctatCAATTGCGTCCAAGGGAAGTTGTTTCCCTTCTACTATGATTTGTTTCATGCATATTGAAGAGCGATTTCTCTTTTAGTACATTAGTTGTTGAATGCAGGTGATTTAAATTCTTGGGCAAAACCATAACAAGAGACGACTCTGAATACGGTCATTTTACTGGTTTAAATTTAGTGTGCTACGTGTTTCGTGGGTCATTATGTAATGAAGACAGTTACTTCTTCGTTTTGAACACgctatgtatatatatacttgtTATATCCTTATATATATGATCAGGTTCAGTACCCAGTTCAATGTAgttcaaaacacacacacacacacacacacacacttgtcTAAAGGAGTGTAAGCAAGCTTCTTTGATGATTTTATTAAGTTTAGCACCAAAGAATAAGTTTTGGGAGTGCAGTTGTTAAACTGAAGTGATACTGATAAACGGCATGGCAAAGTTTTTATGGTAGGTCTTCTTCAATGAAAAGGAATGATTGAGGTTTGTTGAAGTGCAGGGAGTAGAGGGTACATATCCCTTCCACTTTGTCAAAAAACACATCTCCCCAAATTTGAAAAGCATGATGGCCATGACATGTGAAAGCTCAATTGTTTCCCCTCTTTTCCTGTCACGAATATGTCAGGTAATGGTGTTTCTTTTTCCACCAAGAAAGAAGTTGTTGTATTGTTGTAATCACGTATTTTTCTCTTCTGACTCAGGCTAAGACAGACCCAACAAGAGCCTTTCTGTTGGAGAATAAATTCTCAACAATTACAGTAACCGCCTCGCCAAGGTAACAACAGCTCTAGAAAAATAGCATTAATAATTGCATTTCTTGTATTTGgctttgaaaatttgaaatattctGCTTTGACTGCAGACAAGTTGTATCCGCTGCACGGTTGTGCAATCCAAATTTGGCCACAAAGGTGGTAGTCCCATGGAGAAGAAGTAGGTTATTCATTCTATTTTCGTCATCTTCTAATGCATTCTTGGTTATATGAATGATTTGTTTTACCTGGAATGCAGAAAAGGGAAGAAGACAACAGGAAAGAAAGAGCACCACTTGTGGAAAAGTAGAGATTCTGCTCAGTCTGGCCAAAAGGCACTTGCTCTTGTTAGGACTGTATGTTTGCCTACCCATTGATATCCTTTTCATTCAGAATCTTAGGTTTGGGGTATTACTGGATTCTCCACATTCATCAGCACTGCCATGATCTGATATTTTATCATCCTGTGTATTCAAAATTAGACTTTGTCCGCCAGTTACGGGTTAGTTTGGATTAGTTAGATtcagttatttttttagtatcttTAACTGTAACTTACTTTTTAGATATAGCATACTGTTATTATCGGTTTATAGATTGAGCACATTCATTTCACTCCAATACAAAGAGTGATTTATctcctttttcttatttttcttctggtttctgGAGTTTTCTCAACTTTCCCTCAATTCCTCTACCGATTCTTGATTTCTTATAAGTTATCAGATTATGGAGGTGCAGATGAATGTGGAGAAGCTGGTAATACAGGATATGAAAAGGACCATTTATTAAATACTATGAATTGATTATAGAAAAAGTaccaagaaaataatttaatgaacaaggggagggttcttttaattttgatcttgtGCATTGTGAAACTTGAAATGACAGGTTTATAAACTCCCTAATGAGAAAGAGGCTGTTTATGGGGCATTAGACAAATGGACAGCTTGGGAAACAGAGTTCCCAGTGATTGCAGTGTCTAAGGCTTTAAAAATCTTAAGGAAAAGGGGTCACTGGGTTCGTGCAATTCAAGTAAGATCATAACTATTCTAAAGAATTCTTGTTTTGTATCATACCAAGTGCTTTGTTTGcctttatgaatttttaaagaatatttgACAACAAatattgtgtttgtttgatgactgaaaaattgtgttttcatAACAACCCCCTAGAACTGATATCCCTTTGTTTAAAGTTCTCAGGGATTTGAAATTTTCATATCCTCATGAAATGAATGAAGGATGATGGTATATCGTTAAAACTTTTGATAAATGAATTTGAGTGTTAACtaatgctgaaattgctgagtTGTGCTTTAAGTTTAACATATGGTTTGAGTTAATAAGTAATAACTAATACATAAATGAAAATGGTCATTATATCATCAAAATGTTCCCTCGGCTGTTGAAGTAACAGTATGTATTCTAGTTACATATAtccatatgttttaattttttctcttttcttcttaataATGTTTAATCCATCAATTTTTGAGAATGCTATCCAGGTCGTTTAGTTCGTATAAATATCCataagttttaacttttaactacATGTATCTGACATCTCAGGATTGGCAATTATACACATATATGTATGAGTTAAATGTACTTATGGTGCTCTGTGAATGATCTCATGTTTGGATACTTAAGAGGAATGGAAAATAATTAGTCTTCGGTAATTCTCAGGTAGCTAAGTGGATGATAAGCAAAGGCCAAGGAGCAACGATGGGAACATATGACACCCTTCTTCTGGCATTTGATATGGACAAGAGGGTAGATGTGGCAGAATCGTCGTGGAATATGATCATACATGCCCACATACGCTCTGTCTCAAAAAGATTGTTTTCTAGGATGATCTCGTTATAGGATCATCATAATATGCTGGATAAGATTATAGAGGTAACTTTCTTTGTACCATTAATCTCACTGCACCTTTACATGAATTTATTCTGCAATTCTGAATTTAACTATTCTATGCCTTAACATATTGCTATCTTATCTGTAAGTTCAGGTATTTGCAGACATGGAGGAGTTGCGGGTAAAACCTGATGAAGATACGGTCAGGAGAGTGGCAAGAGCCTTTAGAGAACTAGGTGAAGAAGAGAAGTGGAAACTGGTTATAAAACGATATGGGCTTAAATGGAAGTACATTCACTTTAATGGTGAACGGGTGAGTTAGAACAGAAGCATGGGAAGATAATGAATCAACAAATTGAAATGGGTAAATAAGTACATGTCAATGATAACACCACTAGATCTTAGTATCTGGGATCTGCTGTTTCGAAGCAATTTATCTTGCGTTCTACTCCTGCTGCATTAGTCGCTCACCAATTTGATTCATTGTCCTGCATCCAGGTCCAACATAGCTACTGATCAATCAGAGGTACTACATTGAAGGATTGGGCTGCACCCTAAATTGAAAAACTACAATGTTGTAATGTTAGATACTCACATAGGCATGTATTTCAGAgcaaaatttgttaatatataagaTTTGATGTCTACAGTCGAAACTTGTTTTCTAAGTTCTGCCTGTACTAATTATGCGTTTAGGGATATTCCTTACACTGGGTCAACCTAATGAGCCTGAcaaattgaatcaaattaattaagttgtttaGTGTTTAGTGTTGTTGTTTTTCCACACAAACGGGTCCAACTTGTTCTgaactaattaaatttgatctcTATTGATTTGGTTTTTGCCTCTTCGGGTTCTTActttttaaaaaccaaaccaATGAGAACTAACACCCATGCCAAACCAATGATTAGATTCTTTATGCTTGATTTTCTTTTGGCGTTTAGCTACCAACTCGAAACTAACACCCATATTAGTCCTTCCCAAATTTTAATGTTTCtttttacaaataatatatattaaagcgATTGAAAGATCCTCACAAAATATCGGTGCCTGTTGGAGAGTGCCTAAAGTAAGGCTCAACAAATGAGTGCTGTCAACTAGCTAGGAAGATTTGCCAAAAAAATATGCAGAATAATTTctcgtgagagagagagagagagagagagagggtacAAAAGAAACGAAGCGGCAGAAAAACAATGATGTCATTAGTGTTGATCTTGTATTTAATCctcaaataacattattttcacatttttaagCATATGGTCCTAGCTCAACCACTCATAATCTGTATCCTGTCTCTTCAAGATTCTCCAATTATTTGGCCTTTGGCCTTTGGAAAGCATAAGAAAATGTCAGAAGGAAAAAGCActtcaataaattaatgaaaataagaagacttaatgttattttatggaAAAGACACTGCCACCGGGCTTCTTACAATGTGATGTTGGTGAGTCCATGCATACCATCCAAAATAGTACTTATCTGGGCCATGCTTGGTTGGTATCTGACTCCAATTTGCTGTCACTGTGATGGCGAAGTTAATTTTCTGCCCAACATGATTAAATTTCAGAATGTTTGGAGTGGCTGTGATGGAGTATTCCTTTGGTGACACGGCACTAAACTTGTAAACACTCCTGCCCCTACCAACATTGGTGACTGTCCTCTTTATAGTCTTAGTGTAATAGAGTCTATGGATTTGTATGGATGGATAGTTGAGCTCAAAGGGTTCAAGAAATGACTTTGGACAGTTATATGTAATGTTAAAGTTTTGAGTTACTCCAAGGTTACAAGTGTAAAGAAGGTAGCCCATGTAGGAGGCATCATAAACCAGTCCAGGATCTGCTGCTCTTTTGGGGTTGAAGTGGCCAGACCCCATTGCGAAAGGCGTCGCCGGATTTCCAGTTTCATCAGTCAATGGATGACCTGTGTTGTCTGTTGTCATGGCTacaagaagagaaaatgatTCAGATCAGGaaaattcaaaatgatgttGTAATAGACTTGTTACCATGATCAAGTTAGCCTGTGTTTGTTTGCACATTAAATACGCGCATCTAGCAGCATTTTCACGatgaaaaaacacaaaagctACAATTTGCAGCTTCTGCCTCGATGCGGATCAAATAATGTCAAACATAgaactatatatatatgcacttcagttttgaattctttttgttatataatatgaTATCCAAGTATTAATGCCCCATAAAACAGATCAATAAATCATTCCCCTTATATATAGAGTTAGCCCATGTTTATTTGCACGTTGAATGCTTGTGTCTGCCTCGACACGGATCCAATATTGTCAAACGTAGAACTAAACATGCGctcaaattttgaattctttttgttatataatataagAGAATTGTTATGGTAGGCAGAGAAATCTAAAAATTTTGCTAACTTGTTTGTTGGATCATTAGTTAAATGAGTTTTGACACATGAAGAGAAAGGAGagaaaggagagagagaagagttcTTCAACAATAgcagaaaaactcttaaattTCTGAGGATACCATAGAATTTCTCATAATATAATTGCAAAGTATTATTGCCACATAAACAGATCAAATAAATCGTTCCCCTTATATAGATGACAAATTGCAGCCCATTATGCTTTGATTGATATcactttttttgttggtttttcaAATTAGACTGGTTTATATATGATCAGGTCTAGCAGCAAACCATATTTATTAACTGCCACTATGTAAGCCACTGTTAGAATTGAAGTAGGTGAATCATCTAAGGTAGTGGTACCCAATTAAGAGGtgtgaatcttgatcttgaagttACCTGTAGTCATCAGGGCAGATCTTATAGCAGCAGTGCTCCATGTAGGGTGTATGGCTTTGAGAAGAACAGCTGCAGCAGCAACATGAGGGCATGACATTGAAGTTCCAGAGAAGATGTTGTATTTAACCACTCGTTTGTCGTTAAATGTCATTCTTGTGGGGCCATCTTCAGCGGTCCATGCTGCCAATATGTCTACTCCTGGGGCTGTAATGTCAGGCTGATAGTCCAAAATGATCAAAGAAATTTGATGTtacttttgatatatatatatatatatatatatatatatatatatatatatatatatatatatatatatatatatatatatatgtacaagAGAGAAGTCAATTGCATGATGACACAACACaaggtttcaactttcaactgtTATGTCTAGTAAAGTATAGAGACAACTGTGGCAGACATATCTAGGACCAAATCTGTCTTCTCAAAAAAGCAAAGGACATTGATTTGAGACagattaattatcaaaatattctTATAAACAGAATAAAAAAAGGACATTGATATAGTGATCAAGTAAAGTAAGTCATATGAGAATTAGTACCTTCAGAATATTGGGGTCAACTATATTTGGACCCCTGCTAGAGAAGGAGGCCATGGAGGGTGCTGGTTTGGTTTCTAACACTGTTGTTCCTGGTAGAATTTGTGCCATTGGATTTGGAGTAGAATGAACATATTGAATAAGTTTTAAGGAATTCTCATAGGACACCCCAGTGGCTGGAATAAAATGAGGATCAGAGGGTACATCTTTCCCATTTAGTTTATTGTTGCCAAGGATAAAACCAACCCCACCTGCCCTTTGAACTTCTAAGCCTTTTTTCAGTCTTTCTCCTTGCCCTCTCATGCAGAGAACTATCTTCCCCCTTGCCTTGTTGGGTTGAAGGGTATTGTCTAGGCAAAACCTGCACGATTAGTTAAATAAaccttttcaatttattattagtCACACAATCAGAATATATGAAGAGTAGTGCTGAAAAAGTACCCAGAATTGTTACTAGGCAAGCCTGGATGTTCAACATCTCTAGCTAGAACCAATGGGTAGAAGCTGTTTCCCATGTGGAGTGGAGTAATAGATCGACCCTGATATTAACAtagacaaaaattataattcaaacgtGTTAAAGTTCATCATGAAGCCATAAAAATTAActctacttttttatttttattttatagtggaTCTTGTAATTTACAAGAATTGATCAGGATGGATCATGTGATTTTGAGAAATTACTGTACATAGAACTGGCATTGGCTCAAttggttttcaattttcaatattgGAAATAAATCTTCTTAACCAATCttgtgaaaattttaattaccaATTCTTCTATTGTTTATTGAAAGtataaacacaaaaattttaatttttaaaaaatgtaacttttGGAGGGAAAAATAGCATTCAGATGTAtttgaagtgaaaagaaaattttgatgattgtaaaaaaattcagattcaatttttttttataaaaaattaaaatttatcaattcaactattaaacttaaattttttataaagtataTCAGCTCTAAATTTTACAtgactaaaaattaattgtgactttatcatcttattttttaacgtataatatattattt of the Glycine max cultivar Williams 82 chromosome 13, Glycine_max_v4.0, whole genome shotgun sequence genome contains:
- the LOC100793064 gene encoding subtilisin-like protease SBT5.6 isoform X2, with amino-acid sequence MAIKSIIPATYFLLFLHLLLPLASCIKTKQVYVVELFGDHTSDDKTLHEVENSHHSYLLSVKETEEEARASLLYSYKHSINGFAALLTPKEAKMEGVVFVHKNQPKIYSLHTTRSWNFVGLDGPLNPWEEESDHTDGNLLARAQYGKDIIVGMIDSGVWPDSKSFSDEGMEPVPTKWKGVCQNGTAFDSSQCNRKIIGARYYLHGYQSAFGPLNEKEDYKSARDKDGHGSHTASIVAGRVVPNASAIGGFAKGTALGGAPLARLAIYKACWPIKGKSKHEGNICTNIDMLKAIDDAIGDGVDVLSISIGFSAPISYEEDVIARGALHAVRKNIVVVCSAGNSGPLPQTLSNPAPWIITVAASTVDRSFHAPIKLSNGTIIEGRSITPLHMGNSFYPLVLARDVEHPGLPSNNSGFCLDNTLQPNKARGKIVLCMRGQGERLKKGLEVQRAGGVGFILGNNKLNGKDVPSDPHFIPATGVSYENSLKLIQYVHSTPNPMAQILPGTTVLETKPAPSMASFSSRGPNIVDPNILKPDITAPGVDILAAWTAEDGPTRMTFNDKRVVKYNIFSGTSMSCPHVAAAAVLLKAIHPTWSTAAIRSALMTTAMTTDNTGHPLTDETGNPATPFAMGSGHFNPKRAADPGLVYDASYMGYLLYTCNLGVTQNFNITYNCPKSFLEPFELNYPSIQIHRLYYTKTIKRTVTNVGRGRSVYKFSAVSPKEYSITATPNILKFNHVGQKINFAITVTANWSQIPTKHGPDKYYFGWYAWTHQHHIVRSPVAVSFP
- the LOC100793064 gene encoding subtilisin-like protease SBT5.6 isoform X1, with amino-acid sequence MAIKSIIPATYFLLFLHLLLPLASCIKTKQVYVVELFGDHTSDDKTLHEVENSHHSYLLSVKETEEEARASLLYSYKHSINGFAALLTPKEASKLSEMEGVVFVHKNQPKIYSLHTTRSWNFVGLDGPLNPWEEESDHTDGNLLARAQYGKDIIVGMIDSGVWPDSKSFSDEGMEPVPTKWKGVCQNGTAFDSSQCNRKIIGARYYLHGYQSAFGPLNEKEDYKSARDKDGHGSHTASIVAGRVVPNASAIGGFAKGTALGGAPLARLAIYKACWPIKGKSKHEGNICTNIDMLKAIDDAIGDGVDVLSISIGFSAPISYEEDVIARGALHAVRKNIVVVCSAGNSGPLPQTLSNPAPWIITVAASTVDRSFHAPIKLSNGTIIEGRSITPLHMGNSFYPLVLARDVEHPGLPSNNSGFCLDNTLQPNKARGKIVLCMRGQGERLKKGLEVQRAGGVGFILGNNKLNGKDVPSDPHFIPATGVSYENSLKLIQYVHSTPNPMAQILPGTTVLETKPAPSMASFSSRGPNIVDPNILKPDITAPGVDILAAWTAEDGPTRMTFNDKRVVKYNIFSGTSMSCPHVAAAAVLLKAIHPTWSTAAIRSALMTTAMTTDNTGHPLTDETGNPATPFAMGSGHFNPKRAADPGLVYDASYMGYLLYTCNLGVTQNFNITYNCPKSFLEPFELNYPSIQIHRLYYTKTIKRTVTNVGRGRSVYKFSAVSPKEYSITATPNILKFNHVGQKINFAITVTANWSQIPTKHGPDKYYFGWYAWTHQHHIVRSPVAVSFP